A single genomic interval of Prunus dulcis chromosome 5, ALMONDv2, whole genome shotgun sequence harbors:
- the LOC117627343 gene encoding delta-1-pyrroline-5-carboxylate dehydrogenase 12A1, mitochondrial, with translation MNRILACRELRARAPRTALSWFSSLNISRSVHGLPFATVEAEEISGSQPAEVLNLVQGKWKKTARWNTILDPLNGEPFIKVCEVDETGIQPFVESLSKCPKHGLHNPFKAPERYLMFGDISAKAAHMLSLPKVFDFFTRLIQRVAPKSYQQASGEVYVTRKFLENFAGDQVRFLARSFGVPGNHLGQQSHGFRWPYGPVAIVTPFNFPLEIPVLQLMGALYMGNKPILKVDSKVSIVMEQMMRLLHYCGLPIEDVEFINSDGKTMNKLLLEANTRMTLFTGSSRVAEKLALDLKGRVKLEDAGFDWKILGPDVQEEDYVAWVCDQDAYACSGQKCSAQSMLFIHENWSKTSLLSKMKDLAERRNLEDLTIGPVLTVTTETMLEHKNKLLQISGSKLLFGGEPLKNHSIPPIYGAIEPTAIYVPLEEILKGNNFDLVTREIFGPFQVVTDYRSDQLPLVLDAVERMHAHLTAAVVSNDPLFLQEVIGNSVNGTTYAGLRARTTGAPQNHWFGPAGDPRGAGIGTPEAIKLVWSCHREIIYDVGPLPKQWEIPPST, from the exons ATGAATAGGATTCTGGCTTGCAGAGAACTCAGAGCCAGAGCGCCCCGGACAGCCTTGAGCTGGTTCAGTTCATTAAACATCTCAAG ATCTGTTCATGGGTTACCCTTTGCAACCGTTGAGGCAGAAGAGATATCTGGTTCACAGCCTGCTGAAGTACTAAACTTGG tgcaggggaaatggaagaaaactgCTAGATGGAACACAATTTTGGATCCTTTAAATGGGGAACCATTCATTAAAGTTTGTGAAGTAGATGAAACAGGAATTCAG CCGTTTGTTGAGAGCTTGTCCAAGTGCCCGAAGCATGGTCTTCACAATCCGTTCAAAGCACCAGAGAG GTATCTTATGTTTGGGGACATATCTGCAAAGGCAGCTCACATGCTTTCGTTGCCAAAG GTTTTTGATTTCTTCACAAGATTAATACAAAGGGTTGCTCCAAAGAGTTACCAGCAGGCTTCTGGTGAAGTTTATGTTACTCGAAAATTTCTGGAGAATTTTGCTGGTGATCAG GTCCGCTTCTTAGCAAGGTCTTTTGGGGTTCCTGGAAATCATCTCGGACAACAAAGCCATGGTTTTCGTTGGCCTTATGGTCCT GTGGCAATTGTTACTCCCTTTAATTTTCCTCTAGAAATTCCTGTACTTCAGTTGATGGGTGCACTTTATATGGGTAACAAGCCAATCCTCAAAGTGGATAGCAAG gTAAGCATTGTTATGGAGCAAATGATGAGGCTGCTTCATTACTGTGGGTTACCAATAGAGGATGTTGAGTTCATCAATTCTGATGGGAAGACAATGAACAAGCTACTATTGGAG GCCAATACACGAATGACCCTCTTCACTGGTAGCTCAAGAGTGGCAGAAAAATTAGCTCTAGACTTGAAGGGTCGTGTTAAGTTGGAAGATGCAGGATTTGACTGGAAGATCTTAGGGCCTGATGTTCAGGAG GAAGACTATGTTGCATGGGTCTGTGATCAGGATGCATATGCATGCAGTGGTCAGAAGTGCTCTGCACAATCGATGCTCTTCATACACGAG AACTGGTCTAAGACTTCACTTCTATCCAAAATGAAAGATCTGGCTGAGAGAAGGAACTTAGAAGATTTAACCATTGGCCCTGTCCTTACA GTCACAACTGAAACAATGCTAGAACACAAGAATAAATTGCTTCAGATATCAGGTTCAAAACTACTCTTTGGGGGTGAACCCTTAAAGAACCATTCCATTCCACCCATATATGGTGCCATAGAACCTACAGCCATTTATGTTCCACTTGAAGAAATACTGAAGGGAAATAATTTTGACCTTGTGACGAGAGAAATTTTTGGGCCATTTCAG GTTGTCACCGACTATAGGAGTGATCAACTCCCACTGGTGTTGGATGCTGTAGAAAGGATGCATGCACACTTAACAGCTGCTGTTGTTTCAAATGATCCACTCTTTCTACAG GAAGTTATTGGGAACTCAGTAAACGGGACTACTTATGCTGGACTCAGAGCAAGAACAACTGGAGCTCCACAGAATCACTG GTTTGGACCAGCTGGAGACCCAAGGGGAGCTGGCATTGGGACCCCAGAAGCAATAAAGCTCGTCTGGTCATGCCATAGAGAAATCATCTATGATGTTGGTCCACTTCCAAAGCAGTGGGAAATTCCACCTTCTACTTAG
- the LOC117628383 gene encoding WRKY transcription factor 72A-like, translating into MEAALGKSNSHGGSEKEEKRLVLESSSLADHDDQEAAGSKEDTLLKVGNGGSCQENNEMKSSSPTQKDLSSSKQISTTSNMKVEPDHSMASTSSSRKEHDYQLESARAEMGEVREENQRLKKYLDRITDEYQTLQMQLNDIQEKANKSKDVTIARPNNIYNHQDDESEMVSLSLGSFSSRTKKDEKNKNRSTSSQGKENESDRESLSLGLDCKYEAPKSSATTTEVPLSNSSPASSLEEVPKEEAGQTWPPKKVLKTARSAEDEVAQQNPVKKARVSVRARCDTPTMNDGCQWRKYGQKIAKGNPCPRAYYRCTIAPSCPVRKQVQRCAEDMSILITTYEGTHNHPLPTSATAMASTTSAAASMLLSGSSSSARSGLNPYVGAATTAAHDLHGYNFYLSDNSKSRFFIPNSSLSSSLPTITLDLTSNPPPPSSSSNPLSHFNKFSSSSNSSHQLYPPTSLNFGSNSESNTNMSWSNGLLSYGAQLPPHNINNKNQIGSLSSHGIRQQQQPLQNNIYQNYMHKNNLNPTPPPHPSQGASPHQFQPDPIAAATKAITADPSFQSALAAALSSIIGSNSNVGTGGTTGMLGNNNNQAGGGDNINMAQKFKWGDQFAGSTTTTSSPYLQTQIGNNSTIGCASSYLNKTTSANSQPGSLMFLPPSLPFASAPKSASTSPGDTRDHKSL; encoded by the exons ATGGAGGCTGCTCTGGGAAAGTCCAATTCTCATGGAGGATcagaaaaggaagagaagagactGGTACTTGAATCTAGCAGTCTTGCAGATCATGATGATCAAGAAGCTGCTGGTAGCAAAGAAGATACTCTTCTCAAA GTTGGAAATGGAGGATCATGCCAGGAAAATAACGAAATGAAATCATCCTCACCTACACAGAAAGATTTGAGTAGCAGCAAGCAG ATATCAACAACGAGTAATATGAAGGTGGAACCTGATCATTCAATGGCATCTACTTCATCAAGTCGAAAGGAACATGATTATCAGCTTGAATCTGCTAGAGCTGAAATGGGTGAGGTTAGAGAAGAGAATCAAAGGCTGAAGAAGTACTTAGATCGGATAACAGACGAGTACCAGACACTTCAAATGCAGTTAAATGACATTcaagaaaaagcaaacaagTCCAAGGATGTTACAATTGCTAGACCTAACAATATTTATAACCATCAAGACGACGAATCCGAGATGGTCTCACTCAGCCTTGGATCGTTTTCTAGCAGAACCAAAAAGgatgaaaagaacaaaaaccgTAGTACTAGTAGTCAAGGGAAAGAAAATGAGTCAGATAGAGAAAGCTTGTCTTTGGGGCTAGACTGCAAATATGAAGCACCTAAATCAAGTGCTACAACTACTGAAGTGCCTTTATCGAATTCAAGCCCTGCAAGCAGCCTTGAAGAGGTGCCCAAGGAAGAAGCAGGTCAGACCTGGCCACCTAAGAAAGTTCTCAAGACAGCGAGAAGTGCAGAAGATGAAGTTGCCCAACAGAACCCAGTGAAGAAAGCTAGGGTTTCAGTGAGAGCCAGATGTGATACCCCAACG ATGAATGATGGATGCCAGTGGAGGAAATATGGACAGAAGATTGCAAAAGGAAATCCATGCCCTCGTGCATACTACCGTTGCACCATTGCACCATCATGTCCCGTACGGAAACAg GTACAAAGATGTGCGGAGGACATGTCCATCTTAATCACTACATATGAAGGAACACACAATCACCCACTTCCTACGTCAGCCACAGCTATGGCTTCCACCACCTCTGCAGCTGCTTCCATGCTATTATCCggctcatcatcatcagccCGGTCTGGCCTGAACCCATATGTTGGGGCTGCCACAACTGCTGCTCACGATCTTCATGGATACAATTTCTATCTCTCTGATAACTCAAAATCCAGATTCTTCATACCCAACTCTTCATTGTCATCTTCTCTTCCAACAATCACCTTAGACCTCACTTCaaatccaccaccaccatcatcatcCTCTAATCCCTTGTCCCAtttcaataaattttcttcttcatcaaattctTCTCACCAACTATACCCTCCCACAAGCCTCAACTTTGGTTCTAATTCTGAATCCAATACCAACATGTCATGGAGCAATGGGTTGCTTTCCTATGGGGCTCAATTACCACCACACAATATCAACAACAAGAACCAAATTGGATCACTAAGTAGTCATGGAATTAGGCAACAGCAGCAGCCTctacaaaacaatatatacCAAAACTACATGCACAAGAATAATCTTAACCcaactcctcctcctcatccttCTCAAGGAGCATCTCCACATCAGTTTCAACCAGACCCCATTGCTGCTGCAACCAAGGCAATCACAGCTGACCCAAGTTTCCAATCTGCCTTAGCAGCTGCACTTTCTTCAATCATTGGGAGCAACAGTAATGTTGGGACAGGTGGCACTACTGGAATGCTAggcaacaacaacaatcaGGCTGGTGGTGGTGACAATATCAATATGGCTCAGAAATTCAAATGGGGTGACCAATTTGCCGGAAGTACAACTACTACTTCTTCTCCATACCTCCAAACGCAGATAGGGAACAATAGTACCATTGGATGTGCATCAAGCTATTTGAACAAAACGACTTCTGCGAATTCGCAGCCCGGGAGCTTGATGTTTCTGCCACCTTCATTGCCATTTGCAAGTGCCCCCAAGAGCGCATCTACGTCTCCTGGTGACACTAGAGATCACAAAAGTTTATAG
- the LOC117628569 gene encoding ubiquitin-conjugating enzyme E2 2: MSTPARKRLMRDFKRLQQDPPAGISGAPQDNNIMLWNAVIFGPDDTPWDGGTFKLTLQFTEDYPNKPPTVRFVSRMFHPNIYADGSICLDILQNQWSPIYDVAAILTSIQSLLCDPNPNSPANSEAARMFSENKREYNRRVREIVEQSWTAD; encoded by the exons ATGTCGACTCCTGCGAGGAAGAGGCTGATGAGAGACTTCAAGAGGCTGCAACAAGACCCACCTGCAGGGATTAGTGGGGCACCCCAAGATAACAATATAATGCTGTGGAATGCTGTTATATTTGG TCCAGATGATACTCCTTGGGATGGAG GCACGTTTAAGTTGACCCTTCAGTTTACAGAGGATTACCCAAACAAACCACCGACAGTCCGATTTGTTTCTCGAATGTTTCATCCAAATA TTTATGCAGATGGAAGTATTTGTTTGGATATTTTACAGAATCAGTGGAGTCCTATATATGATGTGGCAGCTATACTCACGTCTATTCAG TCACTACTATGTGATCCCAACCCAAACTCTCCTGCTAATTCAGAAGCTGCTCGCATGTTTAGCGAGAACAAGCGTGAGTACAACCGAAGAGTGAGAGAAATCGTGGAACAGAGTTGGACAGCAGACTAA
- the LOC117628568 gene encoding ubiquitin-conjugating enzyme E2 2, whose amino-acid sequence MSTPARKRLMRDFKRLQQDPPAGISGAPQDNNIMLWNAVIFGPDDTPWDGGTFKLTLQFTEDYPNKPPTVRFVSRMFHPNIYADGSICLDILQNQWSPIYDVAAILTSIQSLLCDPNPNSPANSEAARMFSENKREYNRRVREIVEQSWTAD is encoded by the exons ATGTCGACTCCTGCGAGGAAGAGGCTGATGAGAGACTTCAAGAGGCTGCAACAAGACCCACCTGCAGGGATTAGTGGGGCACCCCAAGATAACAATATAATGCTGTGGAATGCTGTTATATTTGG TCCAGATGATACTCCTTGGGATGGAG GCACGTTTAAGTTGACCCTTCAGTTTACAGAGGATTACCCAAACAAACCCCCGACAGTCCGATTTGTTTCTCGAATGTTTCATCCAAATA TTTATGCAGATGGAAGTATTTGTTTGGATATTTTACAGAACCAGTGGAGTCCTATATATGATGTGGCAGCTATACTCACGTCTATTCAG TCACTACTATGTGATCCCAACCCAAACTCTCCTGCTAATTCAGAAGCTGCTCGCATGTTTAGCGAGAACAAGCGTGAGTACAACCGAAGAGTGAGAGAAATCGTGGAACAGAGTTGGACAGCAGACTAA
- the LOC117628391 gene encoding uncharacterized protein LOC117628391 — protein MLVDLGYEARPLDFPWLMLPDNHHHDAGNDDEAYHKQDLKCFFSLYTHQIHCLELPEAYEKTVCGSSSGWLILRHETTSAVTLLNPLNRPQIALPQLSSSPFYDQDPLPVLHKAILSSDPCRYPFDYKVLAIFGQKRRLICYKPRDRTWTMIQDAGVHYEDIISMGNELLATDEVGRLVSCNLDGDWFWFPPNVEEISDPFFFKGGKVYLVGIEGELVMLIRFVQENFSFGQETYDFEVYRYDSMESIWEPISNLGSWTILLGHNQSTAIEARQFKGLIKPNCIYFTDDSLEEDSLLVGHDSGVFSMEDGKVEPLRCISHDFMYVWPRPVWYMPSFA, from the coding sequence ATGTTGGTCGATCTTGGCTACGAAGCTCGTCCTCTCGACTTCCCATGGCTCATGCTGCCCGACAACCACCACCACGATGCTGGCAACGACGATGAAGCTTACCACAAACAAGACCTGAAGTGTTTTTTCAGTCTTTACACTCACCAAATCCACTGTCTTGAACTGCCTGAGGCTTATGAAAAGACTGTATGCGGATCATCATCAGGCTGGCTAATCTTGCGACATGAAACCACATCAGCCGTTACACTGCTCAACCCTCTCAACCGCCCCCAAATTGCTCTCCCCcaactctcttcttctccattctATGATCAAGACCCTTTACCTGTTCTCCACAAAGCTATACTGTCTTCAGACCCTTGTCGCTACCCGTTCGACTACAAAGTTTTGGCCATTTTTGGGCAGAAGCGAAGGCTCATATGCTACAAACCAAGGGACAGGACTTGGACCATGATACAAGATGCAGGGGTTCATTATGAAGACATTATTTCCATGGGCAACGAGTTGCTGGCCACTGATGAGGTTGGAAGGCTTGTGTCTTGCAATCTTGATGGAGATTGGTTTTGGTTTCCACCAAATGTTGAAGAAATTTCTgacccttttttctttaaaggaGGCAAAGTTTATCTTGTGGGCATAGAAGGAGAGCTGGTTATGCTGATAAGGTTTGTGCAGGAAAACTTTAGTTTTGGCCAAGAGACATATGACTTTGAAGTTTACAGGTACGATTCTATGGAAAGCATTTGGGAACCCATCAGCAACTTAGGTTCATGGACAATTCTCTTGGGACATAACCAGTCTACCGCCATTGAAGCTCGGCAATTTAAGGGGCTGATAAAACCCAACTGCATCTACTTCACTGATGATAGTTTGGAGGAGGATAGTTTGCTGGTTGGCCATGACTCTGGTGTTTTTAGCATGGAAGATGGTAAAGTTGAGCCACTGAGATGTATTTCACATGATTTCATGTATGTTTGGCCACGCCCAGTTTGGTATATGCCTAGTTTTGCTTGA
- the LOC117626923 gene encoding uncharacterized protein LOC117626923 — translation MEDSQSAQSGKLLRYALRSGSKSKEEKPPVAAESTNNSASKRGKPASTLSKSMGVLDLSGKDKPAKPPRRLSNPPKPAGIPAPKLLGNITPISEARSRRSVKSETPASDVSKSTSRKKFSVLSSASYWLTQIKLSEAAGKHSISLGLFKLALEAGCEPLHRMRDELKSYVVRHNLDDLEDPLKELLESKSNVEREQLQVSETCSQVPDEGTRSSDDDVKSCSSAMGTRKLKPKSLNTDAAPVSPVKASAKKEIAQKSIPATKTRGSLVKTSSNSGPVSDNGARGPTAKKPQKPSKQESNKVKDRTKKQGDKSAGSVSTTPAGQEALHENKENEDAPPMEDVSLTAEVM, via the exons ATGGAGGACTCCCAGTCTGCTCAATCTG GAAAGCTTCTTCGGTATGCGCTCCGATCGGGGTCTAAGTCCAAGGAGGAGAAGCCTCCGGTCGCCGCCGAGTCGACTAACAATTCTGCGTCTAAGAG gggAAAACCTGCATCAACTCTAAGTAAAAGTATGGGTGTTCTTGATCTCTCTGGCAAGGACAAGCCTGCCAAGCCACCCAGAAGGCTTTCCAATCCTCCCAAACCGGCTGGCATTCCAGCTCCAAAATTGCTTGGCAACATCACCCCAATCTCTGAGGCCAGATCAAGGAGGTCTGTGAAAAGTGAGACACCTGCTTCTGATGTTTCTAAGTCTACAAGCCGGAAGAAGTTCAGTGTCCTCTCCTCAGCATCATACTGGCTGACACAGATTAAGCTGTCTGAGGCTGCTGGCAAGCACTCAATTTCACTTGGACTTTTCAAACTAGCCTTGGAGGCTGGATGTGAG CCTCTTCATCGAATGCGAGATGAGCTAAAGTCGTATGTGGTCCGTCACAACCTTGATGACCTTGAAGATCCTCTGAAGGAATTATTGGAGAGCAAAAGCAATGTAGAAAGGGAGCAGTTGCAGGTCTCCGAAACCTGTTCTCAGGTACCTGATGAGGGCACTCGATCTTCTGATGATGATGTCAAGAGCTGTTCTTCTGCAATGGGAACTAGGAAATTAAAACCCAAGTCGTTGAACACTGATGCTGCTCCAGTTTCTCCAGTCAAGGCCTCAGCCAAGAAGGAGATTGCTCAGAAAAGCATTCCTGCAACCAAGACTAGAGGATCTTTGGTGAAGACTTCTTCAAATTCTGGACCTGTTTCTGACAATGGGGCTCGTGGGCCAACTGCAAAGAAACCCCAAAAGCCAAGCAAGCAAGAATCTAACAAAGTAAAAGACAGGACTAAGAAGCAGGGGGATAAATCTGCTG GCTCGGTTAGTACTACTCCTGCAGGGCAAGAAGCACTTCATgagaacaaagaaaatgag GATGCTCCACCAATGGAAGATGTCAGTTTGACTGCTGAAGTCATGTAA
- the LOC117627949 gene encoding protein IQ-DOMAIN 31: MGKSPAKWIKTVLFGKKSSKANIPKGREKFSNEKEVVVASRAAGAEFSSDPPLAFHQNTNTLEDNIGLELENKEAPNVSGDGGPGSQSTEIKGSTPQDAVYDPERIRQEQAATKAQAAFRGYLARRAFWALKGIIRLQALIRGHLVRRQAVATLCSMVGIVKFQALIRGRRVRQSDTGLEVQKRCILPLVNEGKLVGPVGVDTSTQMAKLSANVFIFKLLALSPPVMPLSLQCEPGDPNSVSNWLERWSATHFWKPVPQPRKVPDSKSQRKHPEAQTGRVKRSNRRVPSANVESVSVQATSEFEKPKRNLRKVSTHTTDPVQENPQVELEKVKRNLRKVHSPIVENSVQTEGEAESLKQSLEKASSTSGPDVLEGYTNNSVEKLKKEPTWILSNQPDTETIPEPSATKEVFNLSSGDQAVEDLKPLTESTGKDINAPSAEAAVESKILTESNGNDENISSAYGVLSQKEDLTTNDNQKSSRKSSTPAKQERSENGLQSSPTVPSYMAATESAKAKLRAQGSPRFGQDGTEKINSTRRHSLPSSTNSKISSQSPRTQRLVQAVGKGGNKSERTQPTSREGNGKATQAEWRR; this comes from the exons ATGGGCAAATCACCGGCAAAATGGATCAAAACTGTGCTCTTTGGAAAGAAATCGTCAAAAGCTAATATTCCTAAAGGAAGAGAG AAATTTTCAAATGAGAAAGAAGTGGTGGTTGCTTCCAGGGCAGCCGGAGCTGAATTTTCTTCAGATCCACCTTTGGCTTTTCATCAAAACACCAACACCTTAGAGGACAACATAGGATTAGAATTGGAGAACAAAGAAGCTCCAAATGTATCGGGTGATGGAGGGCCAGGAAGTCAAAGTACAGAAATAAAAGGATCCACACCACAAGATGCAGTGTATGACCCTGAAAGAATCAGACAAGAGCAAGCTGCAACAAAGGCACAGGCTGCCTTTAGGGGTTACCTA GCACGCCGGGCATTTTGGGCCCTCAAAGGCATAATAAGGTTACAGGCACTTATCCGTGGGCACTTGGTTAGGAGACAAGCTGTTGCTACTCTGTGCAGTATGGTGGGCATTGTTAAGTTTCAGGCACTCATTCGTGGAAGACGCGTGAGGCAGTCTGATACTGGGCTTGAAGTGCAAAAAAgatgcattctgcctctggtAAAT GAGGGCAAGCTAGTGGGTCCGGTTGGAGTTGATACATCGACTCAAATGGCAAAGCTGTCAgcaaatgttttcatttttaag cttcTTGCCTTGTCACCTCCTGTGATGCCTCTGAGCTTGCAATGTGAACCTGGAGATCCAAATTCAGTCTCAAACTGGTTAGAGCGTTGGTCAGCAACCCATTTTTGGAAACCAGTTCCCCAACCAAGAAAAGTTCCAGATTCAAAATCTCAGAGAAAGCACCCGGAGGCTCAAACAGGCAGGGTAAAGCGAAGCAACCGAAGGGTTCCTTCAGCAAATGTTGAAAGTGTATCAGTGCAAGCCACCTCTGAATTTGAGAAACCCAAACGTAACCTGAGAAAAGTTTCTACCCATACAACAGATCCGGTGCAGGAAAATCCACAAGTTGAGCTTGAAAAGGTCAAACGTAATTTGAGGAAGGTTCATAGTCCCATAGTAGAGAACTCTGTGCAGACAGAAGGTGAAGCTGAGAGTCTCAAACAGAGTCTGGAAAAGGCATCAAGCACTTCAGGTCCTGATGTTTTGGAAGGATACACTAATAACTCTGttgagaaattgaagaaggAGCCAACTTGGATTCTGTCCAATCAACCTGATACAGAAACAATTCCTGAACCGTCAGCAACAAAAGAGGTATTTAATCTATCATCTGGTGATCAAGCTGTAGAAGATTTGAAGCCTCTGACAGAGAGCACTGGTAAGGATATAAATGCACCTAGTGCTGAAGCTGCAGTTGAGTCGAAGATATTAACAGAGAGCAATGGAAATGATGAAAATATCTCATCCGCATATGGGGTTTTGAGCCAAAAAGAAGATTTGACAACCAATGACAACCAGAAATCCAGCAGGAAATCTTCTACTCCAGCCAAACAAGAACGTTCAGAGAATGGGTTGCAAAGCAGTCCAACGGTACCAAGTTATATGGCAGCAACTGAATCTGCAAAGGCAAAGCTGAGAGCACAAGGCTCCCCTAGGTTTGGACAAGATGGGACTGAGAAAATTAACTCCACTCGTCGTCATTCTCTCCCATCATCAACTAATAGCAAAATCAGCTCACAGTCTCCAAGGACACAGAGACTGGTTCAAGCAGTTGGCAAAGGAGGAAATAAAAGTGAGAGAACTCAGCCAACTTCAAGAGAAGGAAATG gaAAGGCAACCCAAGCAGAGTGGAGAAGGTGA